The DNA window GGATCACAGGCGACTCCCCCTTGCCCTCCTTTTTCCACGGGGGGAACAGCAAAAGCATCGGCGTGGACGTGGACGTACGAATTTCTTCGCGCTTTCCCGCCCCCCGCCCCCTTTTGAAAAAGTGGGGGCGTACAGAATTCGCTGCTGCTGTTGCTGCCTCGGCAACGACCGCCTCACGCCTCACTCCGTCCAGCGAGCCGCTCCATGCTGCCTGAACTCGGCCAGATCGCCCTGATCCTCGCTCTGTTGGTGTCGCTGGTGCAGGCGGTGCTGCCGATGCTCGGCGCCCAGCGCGGCATCGGCGCGTGGATGGCGATCGCGCGTCCGGCCGCTTACGCGCAATTGCTGCTGGTCGGCCTGGCCTTCGTCATCCTGACCCACGCCTTCGTGGTCCAGGACTTCTCCCTGCGCTACGTCGCCGAGAACAGCAACAGTCTGCTGCCGATGGGCTATCGCTACTCCGCGGTGTGGGGCGCGCACGAGGGCTCGCTGTTGCTGTGGGCCTTGGTGCTGGCGTTGTGGACCGGCGCGGTGGCGCGGTGCTCGCGCGCGCTGCCGGCGCCGGTGATCGCGCGCGTGCTGGCGGTGATGGGCGTGGTCAGCGTCGGCTTCCTCGCCTTCCTGATCTTCACCAGCAATCCGTTCGCGCGCCTGCTGCCGGCGGTGGCCGAAGGCCGCGATCTCAATCCCTTGCTGCAAGACCCGGGCCTGATCATCCACCCGCCGATGCTCTACATCGGCTACGTCGGCTTCGCGGTGCCGTTCGCGTTCGCGATCGCGGCCCTGCTCGACGGCAAGGTAGACGCGCGCTGGCTGCGCTGGACCCGGCCCTGGACTAACATCGCCTGGGCCTTCCTCACCCTGGGCATCGCCCTGGGCTCGTGGTGGGCCTACTACGAGCTGGGCTGGGGCGGCTGGTGGTTCTGGGACCCGGTCGAGAACGCCAGCTTCATGCCCTGGCTGGCCGGCGCGGCGCTGCTGCATTCGCAGGCGGTGACCGAGAAGCGCGGCAGCTTCCGCGGCTGGACCCTGCTGCTGGCGATCGCGGCATTCTCGCTGTCCCTGCTCGGCACCTTCCTGGTCCGATCCGGGGTGCTGACCAGCGTGCACGCCTTCGCCGCCGATCCCTCGCGCGGCCTGTTCGTGCTGGTGTTCCTCGGCCTGGTGATCGGCGGCTCGCTGCTGCTGTACGCGCTGCGCGCGCCTTCGTCGGACGAGGACCCGGGCAAACCGTTCCAGGCGTCCTCGCGCGAGACCCTGTTGCTGCTCAACAACCTGCTGCTGACCACCGCCTGCGCGATGGTGCTGCTGGGCACCTTGTATCCGCTGCTGGCCGACGCGCTGGAGCTGGGCAAGATTTCGGTCGGCCCGCCGTACTTCGCGCTGATGTTCCTGTTGTTGATGACGCCGCTGGTGCTGCTGCTGCCGTTCGGTCCGCTGTTCCGATGGCAGCGTGAGCAACCGGCGCGGCCGCTGGCGATGCTGGTTCCCTGGCTCGGGCTGGCCCTCGGCGCGGCGATCGGCGCCTTCTTCCTCGCTCCGCAAGGGGCGTGGAAGGTCGCCGCCGGCGTGGGCGGCGCGGTCTGGGTCGGCGCCGGCACTCTGTGCTTCGTCTGGACCCGCCTGCGCGGCGACGGCACCCGCTACACCGCGGAGATGTTGGGCATGACCCTGGCCCATCTCGGCGTGGCCGTGTTCCTGGTCGGTGCGCTGCTGGTGGAAGGCCTGAGCGTGCAACGCGAAGTCGCGCTGGCCCCGGGCCAAAGCGTCGACCTGGGCCGTTATGCGTTCCGTTTCGACCGGGTCGCGCACCGGGTCGGACCGAACTACGAGGCCGATTACGGCACCGTCACCGTGTTCGACGGCGGCCGCGAGCTGACCGTGCTGCATCCGGAGAAGCGCGCCTACGCCAGCGGCGGCCAGGTCATGACCGAGGCCGCGATCGAACGCGGCCTGACCCGCGATCTGTACGTCGCCCTGGGCGAATCGTTGGGCAACGGCGCCTGGGCCGTGCGCGTGCACGTCAAGCCGTTCGTTCGCTGGGTCTGGGCCGGCGCGCTGTTGATGATGCTGGGCGGTTTCGTCGCCGCGGCCGATCGACGCTTCCGTCCCGCGCTGGCGCAAGCGCCGAAGCCGGCCCGCGGCGCGCCGGGCGCGCTGGCCACGGCCCACGGCCCGGAGGCCTTTTTCGAACACGAGCGTCACCGCCGCACCGACGACGGGCCGTATGCCGACACGTCCGGCGCTGCGGACGATGGAGATTGACCGATGAACAAGAGCCGCTGGCTGCCGCTGGCCGTATTCGCCGCCCTCGCCGTCCTGCTCGCCGCGGGCGTGTGGCTGAGCCGCAATCCCAACCGCGAGGCCCTGCCCTCGCCGCTGATCGGCAAGCCGGCGCCGGCATTCTCGCTGCCGGTGCTGCACGAAGCCGGGCGTCTGCTGTCGTCCGACGAATTGCGCGGCGCGCCCTACCTGCTCAATGTCTGGGGCAGCTGGTGCCCGGCCTGCCGCGACGAGCATCCGGTGCTGACCCGCTTCGCCGAAACCAAGCGCGTGCGCGTGCTCGGCTTCAACTGGAAGGACGAACACGCCGACGCGCTGCG is part of the Lysobacter firmicutimachus genome and encodes:
- a CDS encoding DsbE family thiol:disulfide interchange protein, translated to MNKSRWLPLAVFAALAVLLAAGVWLSRNPNREALPSPLIGKPAPAFSLPVLHEAGRLLSSDELRGAPYLLNVWGSWCPACRDEHPVLTRFAETKRVRVLGFNWKDEHADALRWLEQYGNPYWIVVTDYDGKSAIDWGIYGAPETFLVDARGIVRWKYVGPLTDKVVAEQLLPMLDEVEKTR